In one window of Aphidius gifuensis isolate YNYX2018 linkage group LG4, ASM1490517v1, whole genome shotgun sequence DNA:
- the LOC122854181 gene encoding immediate early response 3-interacting protein 1 — protein sequence MAFTLWTLFEATLLCLNAVCVLHEERFLVKIGWGAQQNIQGFGETPTVKSQLMHLVRSIRTVTRFPLIFLNILTILIKLVLG from the exons ATGGCCTTTACATTGTGGACACTTTTTGAAGCAACACTATTGTGTTTAAATGCTGTTTGTGTACTTCATGAAGAACGTTTTCTCGTTAAAA TTGGATGGGGTGCTCAACAAAATATCCAAGGCTTTGGTGAAACTCCAACAGTCAAATCACAATTGATGCATCTTGTAAGGTCAATTAGAACAGTCACAAGAT ttccattgatatttctaaatattctcacgatattaattaaattggtGCTtggatga
- the LOC122854180 gene encoding pro-resilin-like, translating into MNPLFACVIISLAGVALAEPPVSSGYNYNRPSSGGNSGGGGYSLGGGGGGGYSLGGGGGGGYSSGGSGGGYTQVSSGYPTSEGAQVDGQLLEQIRQILLKEESQSQQSGSFGGSGYAPSSSYGPPSGSYGPPSSQYGVPSINNGRVVGIDLEGIRQAIQVAQFHQATSGNTGGYPSGPTGGYPSGPTGGYPSPPSGSYGTPSRPPSGSYGAPF; encoded by the exons ATGAATCCACTTTTCGCG tgtGTGATAATTAGTCTGGCAGGTGTTGCCTTAGCTGAGCCACCAGTATCATCAGGATATAATTACAACAGACCAAGTAGCGGTGGTAATTCAGGAGGTGGTGGATATTCATtaggaggtggtggtggtggtggataTTCATtaggaggtggtggtggtggtggataTTCATCaggtggtagtggtggtggttATACACAAGTATCATCTGGTTATCCAACAAGCGAGGGTGCACAAGTTGATGGACAATTACTTGAACAAATAcgtcaaattttattaaaagaagaatCACAATCACAACAATCTGGTAGCTTTGGAGGTTCTGGTTATGCACCAAGTTCAAGTTATGGACCACCAAGTGGTAGTTATGGACCACCATCATCACAATATGGTGtaccatcaataaataatggaCGTGTTGTTGGTATTGATTTAGAAGGTATTAGACAAGCAATACAAGTTGCACAATTTCATCAAGCAACTTCTGGTAATACTGGTGGTTATCCAAGTGGTCCAACTGGTGGATATCCAAGTGGACCAACTGGTGGATATCCATCACCACCATCTGGTAGTTATGGAACACCAAGCAGACCACCAAGTGGTAGCTATGGAGCTCCATTctag